The window TCATGTGGAAAACCAGGGTAATTAGGAATAGTATTACAGGAATCCCTGCGCCCATTATGATATTAAGCGGAACGTAGGATTGAAACAGAAATTCGTTAAATTCCGCATAATTTTTTGCGAAAAATAACGCTCCTACACCAATGAGCCATGCTAATGGGATGACTAAAGGTTGGTACGATGTTAACTTAAGTGCTTGGCCGATTCCTAAACTTAGTCCGTAAAAAAATACTGATATTCGAATCATTGATCCAACCGTCCAAAACAGAATAGCAATTGTATCAAATCGATTGATTACTTCACCTGCCGCAATGTAACGGACTTCTGAAAAGGTTGGGAAGGTCATTTTTGCTGCTTCCACAGGTCCGAATAAAGCAATTGGTCCAGTGATTGGCCCAAGGAGAAAGATTAAGGTAATCACTGCAGCCCAAACGCTTGTTTTAACAAGTTTTTTCGGACGCTGGACATAGGGGAGAATCATGCCCATAATGACAAATTCGCCAAACCATCCCATCACCGTGAGTGAGCCAATTGCAACAGGACGGACCCCATTTCCCATTATCGGTAATAAATTAGAATAGTCCTTATTCTCACCCATAGTCAAAAAGACCACTGCTATTGCTGCCATTACTAGAACCGGTAACATAATTTGATTCAGCCTTCCAAGGGTTTCCAAACCGAGATAAACGATAAAGGCAGTCAATAAAAGAATTACAATAATAAATGCCGCGGTTGGTGTTTCAGACATGATCCTTTTGTATGCTTCTGCAAACAGTCTCGTACCTAAGATGACCATAATATAAAAATAAATGAGATAGAGAATCCCTAGTAATTTTCCAAACCAAGAAAAATGCTGAAACAAGATTTCAATTAAGGTCAAACCTGGAAAACTTTGCGATAATTTTACTAACACTAATATTCCGAGGAGCCCTAGGATGGTACCTACAATTGCTGCAATCCATCCATCTTGTCTACTTTGGGCGAAAATCACTGTAAGGATAACTAAATGACCAATAATGGTTAGGGATGTGATGGCCAGCATCGCTGCTTGGATATTGCTAATTCTACCCCGTTCAATCATGCTTCGAACCTCCAATCATTTTCCAAGAGGACTCATTTTATTTATTGTGCTTGCAATGGATGGTCCGTGGAAATCGGAAATCAATAATATACCTGTTAGGACGGCGAGGCCAATGATCCAGACTTGGACTTTAAAAGTTTTATAATCTTTCTTTTTCCATACAAAATATCCATGAGGGAAGAACGAAAGCACCACTATGACGATGAATAATAAACTTAATAATATATTCATACACTACCTCGATTCATTTGCTTTGCTTGGATCTTTATATAAGCCAAATCTTGAAATATTAGCAGTAACCTTTAACTCGACATCCAAATCTTTAAGTCCACCTTTTCGCCAATTAGGTGCCATTTGATCCCATTCATGTGGATATGTCCGATAGATTGCTTCTCCAAAGCCAAAAATATCTGCTTGCCATTGTTTTTGTACTTTTTCTAATACTTTTGTACCTTCATTTTTAATTGAATCTTCTAATTGTCGATTAAGATGATCGATTTGGTCACTAGTTACATTAAGATTTGAACATGTCACCTCTCGAATATTAGCCTCAACGTTAGCCTTTATGGTCATATTTGTATTTTTCCCATTTATATGTGGAATGATTTGAGAATTAGTTTTGTTTATAACTACACTGACATTTCCTTTATCGTTCCCCCCACAATTTATTACGAAAATTTCGTTTTTAAGCTTTCCTAGTATCGAAAGCAAACCTCGTGTATCAGTTTCACTCAAAAAACCTTTTAAATTACTACCTTTAAAAACGGCAGTTCCATCCAAACTGATAACTTGTATTTTCTTCTGTTGCTTATTTTGTGAATCCAGATTCTCCGCTTTTGCAGTTATTCCAAGCTTATCAGCTGTAGTCACAACACCTGTTACTGGGTCCGATGTATCACTGCTAAATCTCTTCATGAACTGGCTTATATCTTCCACCATTTTAGTAGCAACATATCGATTATTTTCCTTTAAACCCAAGATTTCCCTCCCAAATGTTATATTAAACTGAGGAGCAGTATTAATTACATCAGCTGCCTTACCTTTGGATACAAGCAGCTGGATATTCGGGCGAAATTGATTTTCTCTATGGAAAAAATCTAAAGTCGGTTCCATTTTTCTCCTTGCTATCTCTTCACCGAAAACAACAACATCTACATGACCAAAATATATTTTGGCTGAAATAGTTTTTGAGAGTTTTCCAACTGCTTCCAATAATGATTTTCCTGTCGCTTTTTCAATTAAAAATGGATTTTGCTGACTCCCTCCTGTTCCTCCCACTAATGGTTGTGAGAAGAGAACAGCTGGCTTTACAATGACACTTGTAACTTCATACTCTCCAGCATGATTGAAGTCAACCCCAATAGCATTCATAATAGCGATGTTATTAATTTCTTCTGCACTCCAACATCCAGACAGAAGGAGAGGGATGAAAAACATAGGGATAACAAAAAGTCTTTGTTTCCATATGGGTAAAATTTTTATTTTCATTACTCACCGTCCTCCTTTTTTTGCGGAGATGGTGCAAAATGGCTTTCACCTTTATGCACTACATTTTCAAGACCGAGGCCAACTGGAGGTGTCTCCATTGCCCACCATGGTGCTCGAATGAAAACATCCTTCCAACTTTCTTTTCGTGCTGGAGAAACGGGAGAGAAGTAAGGAACACCAAAAGAGCGTAAACTCACTAAATAGGTTAATCCAAACATAAGTCCGACAATAATTCCCATAAACCCGAAAAAACCAGCAAGTATCAGTAAAGGCATTCCGGAAAAGCGAATGATTTGATGAAAGGCGTAATTCGGTAAAATAAATGATGTTAAGGCCGCTACGGAAACAACGACAGCAAGAAGGGGGCCAATAATTCCAGCCTCGATAGCAATCTGGCTGATTATGACGAGTCCTAATATTGTCACAGTGGCGCCACCGAATGTTCTAGGCATTCTTAAGCCTGCTTCACGAACAAGTTCAAAGGTTATTATCATAAAGATTGCTTCAATTAATACAGGGTACGGTAAGGCTGCCCGCCCCGCTGCAATCCGAATTAATAGTGGACTTTGTAACAAATCTTGATGAAATGTTGTCAAAGCAACATAAAACGCTGGTAAAATAAGCGTGACAAACAGACCAAGAAATCGAATCCAACGTAAGATAGTTGCAACCAAAGCCCCATCATAGTAGTCCTCGCTAGAATGGAGAAATTCGACAAACAAGGCCGGAACTGTTAACACAAAGGGGGTTCCGTCAACAAGGATAGCTACCTTTCCATCTAGTAACCCTCCGCAAACACGATCTGGCCGTTCTGTGCTGAACACGGTTGGTACGGGTGATCTAGGAGAATCCTTAATCATCGATTCAATATACTGACTTTCCAAGATGCCATCCATTTTAATTCGTGATAAACGTTGATGAACTTCTTGGACTATCTCCTGATTTGCTATCCCTTTTAAATAAATGACACTTACTGTAGTGTTGGTTTTTTCGCCGAGTTTTAAGTAATCAACCTTCAATGATGGCGTTTTAATTATTTTTCGGATTAACATCACATTTTTATGAATATCTTCAACAAAACCCTCTTTGGGGCCTCTTACCGTCTGTTCGGTAAGAGGTTCGCTCACTTCTCGTCCTAGTGAGGTATTAGATCGAAATACAAATGCCTCTTCCATTTCATCGATTATTAAAACGGTATTACCAGTTAAAATATGGTCTTCAACTTCATGCACCGTGTTTATTTCCGTCATCCGGAGGAAGGAGAAACGATTCCTGATAAATGCTGGAATAGCTTTTTTCGAATGCATTATTTCTGTGTACGAGGAAAACCCTTGTTCAATCTCTAACATCGCTGAATGGTTAACCATCTCGGCAAGATAGATTAAACATCCAGATATTTTGCTGAATTCGATATAATGGAAAACAATATCATCACACGATTCGAAAATCATTTTTAGTTCATCAATATTTTTGTTAAGAGAAGATGATAACTGAATTGGAAACTCATCCTTGCGAAATAGCTTTCTTTTATTAAAAGAACCCGATCCTGTCATAATTTAACACCTCCTAACAGATAAGTTTTCCTTGTCACCTTTTAATTATTCCTTATTCGCATGATTGTTGGTCCTCCTAGAATCCAGATATTTTGGTCCAGCATATTTGTGACGTCTTAATGGAAAAAAAGTATTTTCTTTGTTTTTTTTAGGAAAAAGTTTCTTACCTATTTCTGCTTACGAAATAATTTTGGTATTCTAGATATAGTAAAAAAAATTATGTATTTCAACACTACCTACTAAAAATAATATTGGAGTGGTTAGATGAAAGCTGTAGTTCATGCTGAAAAAACAGGAATAGAAGGGCTTACATATCGTGAAATAGAAGAAATCCAGCCTAAAGTTGGAGAGGTAAGGGTAAAACTTAAAACAGCAGGTTTAAATCATCGGGATTTATTTACCCTAACTCGCCATCAACCAACAGATCCTCCGTTAATTATTGGTTCAGACGGAGCAGGAATTATTGATTCCGTTGGTGAAGGAGTTGCAAACGTTCAAATAGGGGATGAGGTGATGATTAACCCGAGTTTGGGATGGAAGGAAAAAAGCGATGCCCCACCCCCGGGTTTTGAGATTCTTGGTCTACCTTTCCATGGTACGTTTGCTGAGCAGGTTGTGGTTCCAGCCGAAAATGTTGTAAAAAAACCTGCCTATTTAAGTTGGGAAGAAGCTGGTGTTGTATCCTTGGCAGCTCTCACTGCTTACCGAGCATTGTTTACACGAGGTAAAATTAAGCAGGGGATGAAGGTGTTGATTCCTGGAATTGGTAGCGGAGTTGCGACGTTATTATTACAATTTGCCAAAGCAGTTGGAGCGTCCGTTTATGTTACCTCCCGCTCAAAGGAAAAGTGTGCGAAAGCTCTGGAACTTGGTGCCGAGAAAGCAATTGACAGTAATGCTGATTGGAGCAAAGCGCTTGCCGGAGAAAAAATGGACCTTGTAATTGAATGCGTTGGCGCAGCTACGTTCAACAAGTCACTCGAACAACTTCGGCCAGGAGGAACCATCGTTACGTTTGGCGCTTCAGCAGGGGATGAAGTGCAAATTAATCTCCGTAGTTTTTTCTACGGACAGTTGAATCTTCTCGGCTCAACATTGGGGAGTGGTGAAGAATATAAAGAAATGATTCAATTTATCGAAAAGTATCAAATTAAACCAGCTCTTGATCATGTATATCCTTTAGATCAATTCGGACAAGCTTTTGAGCGAATGAATAAAGCAGAACAATTAGGAAAGATTGGGTTTATCATAAGTTAAGGTAGGAAAAGTGAATATGTAAGGCTAAAGAGTTGCTATTTTCAGCAGCTCTTTTTGTATATATAGAGCATGAAAGTTGATTATTATTCGATGGATAATTAATAATTGAGGAAAGAAGTTTTTAGTGAAATTAAAATCTTCCATGCACAATAAAATAAATAAAAAGGTGATTAACATTGTTTAAATATCTAAAGAGGCTCAAATTTATTTTGAAATTTTGGAAGTTCATCCCGTTTTTAAAAGATTTCTTTTTTACAAATCAGGTTCAGCTTTATAAAAAAGTACTTGGTGTGTCATTGATACTCATCTACGTCTTTTTCCCATTTGATGTAATTCCAGATTATCTATTACTGTTTGGAATCGTTGACGATCTTGTTATTGTCACATTTGTTCTAGAGAGAATAGTAAAAATGGCACCAGACTCCCTTGTGGAAAAGTATAGTTTAAGAGAAATTTTATAAGTATGAAAAAAAACGAGGAGCAAATAAAAAGGCTAGGCTGTCTTCATGCCCACCATTCAAATATTGAATATATCGAAAGTGCCCTTTCCTCATTTATGGTTGAAATGGTCCATTTCGTTGATCCAGGATTGATGTATCAATTAGTAGCAAATAATAATTTAGAGGCAGTCCCCGCGCGAAAAAAGGTAAGGGAGCAATTAGAATGGATTGCTCAGTGTAATGTCGATGCAATCCTCATTACTTGTACTAATTATATTGCTATCTTGCAGGAAGAAATTTACCCCATATCAATTCCCATTATAAAAATAGATGAACCGTTCTTTGAGAATATCTGTAAAATCAGGCTACCACATAAAATCCTTTTTACCAATCCTGCAACAGTTGCGGGAACCATGGAGCGTCTAGAACAATATGCTTCTAGCAGGCAACTTTCTTTAGATATTGAGGTAGAAGTAATTGAAAATTCGTTTGAGTTAATCATGAAGGGACAAAAAGAAAAGTATACTCATGAAGTATATAGGTATCTTAAACAAGAGGTTAAAGATGACAATAGAGTGGTTTCCGTTGCACAATTATCGATGGTTGAGGCGGTTAAAAAGCTTGAGAATGAGACATGTAAGACCATAATTAATCCACTGGATACTTTAGTTTCTAAAATCTTGAATCGTCTAGAATAAAAATTGGTGCCTGACCCCCGATGCGTTAATACTTTAACGCATCGGGGGTCAGGCACCGTCTTTTACAATAACGCATTAATGCAGCATAGTTCTTTTATTCTACTGCTGGGTCAGGTTCGGATTTACTGAAATTGCTGAGTAGCATTCCAATTCCTATACCAACAAGGGCAGGAACAATCCACTCTAATCCGACGGATGAAAATGGAAGAACCTCTTTGACCGTTTGAAGCACACCTAAATTCATGCCGGTGGCACTCAATCCACCTAACACTGCGAATACACCAGTGAATAACATCGCACTTCCGTAAACTACTCTTGTGTTTGTGAAGAAACGGTTGAAGAAAGTAAGTATGATTAAGACAATTGTTAGAGGGTAAGCTGTAACAAGGAAAGGCACCGATACCTTAAGAATTTGGCTTAATCCTAGGTTTGCCAGTGTAAATCCAACAAGCGTAACAATTAATACTACAGTTTTGTAGCTTATCTTAGGAATCAGATTGGAAAAATACTGTCCGCAGGCTGTTGTTAATCCAACAACAGTGTTGAAACAAGCTAATGTAAAAATAAACCCAAGCAATGCTGTTCCGCTTTTTCCCAATAAAAGGGTTGAAGTGGAAGCGAGAAGTTGTGTTCCATTTTCAAAGGTACCATTACTTGCCATTTTTACGCCCATCCAGCCGATGCTAACGTATACAATAGATAGTAATACTCCGGCAACTAGCGCTGCCTTTAAAGTGTATTTTGTTAAGTGCTTGTCATCGCTAACCCCTTTTTGTTTTATTGAAGTTAAAATGACAATTCCAAATGCTAATGATGCTAAGGCATCCATTGTGTTGTATCCTTCCAAGAATCCTTTGAAAAAGGCACCCGTCTGATAATCGCCTATTGGAGATTGAAGTGGGGTATCCAACTTTACAAATCCTACAATACATAATCCAACGATGGCTGTAACCAAAATCGGTGTGATCCAGCGCCCCATATATTTTTCTAGCTTTGCTGGATTCATGCTGATTGCATACACGAGCAAAAAGAACAACGCTGAATATAAGAACAAAACCAATGTCGAATTCCATGATGGATTAATAAAGGGTACAACGCCCATCTCAAACGCTACAGTGGTATTTCTCGGAATCGCTAGGAATGGCCCAATCGACAAATAAACAATAACCATAAAAACAGTGCTGAAAATTGGATGAACCCGATTGCCAATCTCTCTGACCCCGCCCTTCACGAGGGAAATCGCAAGTAATACTGCAAGTGGCAATCCGACTCCTGTAAGGACAAAGCCTGCGATAGCCCACCAAAAAGAAGTTCCTGATTGTGCTCCTAAGAATGGAGGGAAGATCAGGTTTCCGGCTCCGAAAAACATCGAAAATAAAAATAGGCCGATAAAAAAGCTATCAAATTTCTTCATAAAAACTCTCCTTTAACATGATAATTGTCTTTCGCAAGCGTCCAAACGCACAGTTTACAGAACGACTCGCTTCCACTTTTTTAATAAAAATAAAAGGCTGTTTTCGTAAACTTGTTGCTATTTACTAAAAGAGAAGTGTGGTTGATTTCCGCTCCAGGTGCTCAGCAAACCGCGGGGCGGGCGGTGAGCCTCCTCGGCGTTTTACGCCTGCGGGGTCTCACCTGTCCCGCTGCTCCCGCAGGAGTCGAGCACCTTCCGCTCCAATCAACTTCTTTATCAACGGTTTTCTTTCCAAAAACCTTAAAAAAACAACAATCTTTTAGAAAAGAGCCAAATAAAAAAACCCGTCCCTCAAACAAGGGACGAGTTTGTACTCGCGTTACCACCCTAATTCCGCAGCAATCGATAACAATCATGCGGCTCTCAAGACCAACGTACCATCATACGTGTTCCAATGTAACGGTGGAAAACCCGTCAAAGCTTACTAGATTCAGCTTTGCATCTTAGAGATGATCTTCGGAAAGGTACTGAACATCGACTTCCACCTAGTGCCGACTCTCTTTGGAACAGCGATCCCATCTTACTCTTCTCATCATCGAATTTATTATTTAAAAATAATTTATCAGAATCAAATGGATGTGTCAATATATTTCGATAGTTTTCATTATTGCTAAATTTATCAATAATAATGAATGGTTTGAAGTCAACATGTTTGATATTGCGGTGGATTTAAATTAAGTTGGAAACGAGATAAATCAATAATAGATTTATTTTTTGAATATAATAAAGTGTTCGGAAGACAAAGGAAGGAAAAAAAATGATAAAACGGGTTGAAGGGTACGAGGTTGCTGGGAATTTATAAAGGGAGCCTTTAATGGTCAGGCAATGGGTTAATAAATGGTCGAATAGAAAATATAGAGGTGAACAGTAGAAATGAACCAAAAATATAGTCCACTTTTAGAATCGTTCAACTTCACAAATGGCTTAAAGTTAAAAAACCGCATTGTCATGGCGCCTATGACAAACTTTTCTTCAAATGAAGACGGTACAGTTTCAGACGCTGAGGTTAAATATTATGCTCGTCGCTCCAAAGGGGTCAGCATGGTGATAACAGCATGTACATTTGTGACACCAAATGGTAAAGGTTTCCCCGGTGAATTCGCTGGCGACCGCGATGAAATGATCCCAAGTTTAAAAAGTTTAGCTACTGCAATAAAGGAGCAAGGAGCCAAAGCAATATTGCAGATGTTCCACGGAGGACGTGAATGTCCGTCTGAATTAGTTCCCAATGGGGATGTGGTTAGCGCAAGTGAAGTTGTTTCAGAACAACCTAATCGAAAAGTCCCTCGTGCTTTGATTGAAGACGAGATTCAATCAATTATCAAAGCTTTTGGTGAAACAGTGCGTCGGGCTATTGAAGCAGGATTTGATGGTGTCGAAATTCATGGTGCTAATGGGTATCTTATACAGCAATTTTTTTCGCCACATTCCAACCAGCGTGAAGATAATTGGGGGGGAAGTGTCGAGAAACGGATGTCTTTTCCACTCGCCGTTATTGATGAAGTAAAGAAAGTGGTTGGCCAGCATGCAAGTAGCGAGTTCCTCGTTGGTTACCGTTTTTCCCCCGAAGAGCCTGAAACACCTGGAATCACAATGGCTGATACGTTAAAGCTGGTCGATGCTTTAGTTGGGAAAAACCTAGATTATTTGCACGTTTCCTTACTTGATTTCTGGTCTGTTCCAAGACGAGGAGTTGAGGATACCCGTTCAAGAATTGAAATTATATTAGAGCGGATTGGAATGCGTGTGCCAGTAATAGGCGTTGGTTCTATTCTCAGTGCGGACGACGCCTTAAAGGCTTTTCAAACTGGTGTGGCTCTAATTGCCTTAGGACGCGAACTCATCATTGATCCTGATTGGGTTCAAAAGGTGGAGAACGGTACGGAAGACCAAATCGAAATGAAGATTGATAAAGGAGCACAGGAGCGACTAGAGATTCCAAATCCTTTATGGCAGGTAATTATTCATTCGCCAGGATGGTTTCCGGAAGTTGAGTAAAAAACCAAACTAATTGAAATAGGGGTGGTACCTAAGCTGAATTGACTTAAGTACCACCCTTCCTCTATTACCATCCGTAGACATTAAGACACTCTTTTTACCGAATTTTGCTTCGATCCGAACGATACATCTGAAATCAATAGAACACTGCTCAATATGACAAGTAGCCCAATCATCATTCCAAATGTTATTTTTTCATGTAAAAAAACGAAACCCCACAGCATTCCGAACAACGGAACAAGGAAGGTTACACTAAGTGTTTTTGTTGGTCCAACACTTTCAATTAGGTAAAAATAAAAAAGGTAAGCAATCGATGTACAGAACAGTGCTAACCCAACTACCGATAAAATGACGACTATAGAAAATGTTTCCGTTGAGGTTGGTAAATAAAATAGCGTAAACGGCAACAACACAATGGCTGCACCGATTTGTTGACCGGTCGCAAGTGATAATGGTGAAACCGTGGTAAAAGTCTTTTTAATATAGACTCCAGCGAAGCC of the Bacillus sp. 1NLA3E genome contains:
- a CDS encoding GerAB/ArcD/ProY family transporter — its product is MIERGRISNIQAAMLAITSLTIIGHLVILTVIFAQSRQDGWIAAIVGTILGLLGILVLVKLSQSFPGLTLIEILFQHFSWFGKLLGILYLIYFYIMVILGTRLFAEAYKRIMSETPTAAFIIVILLLTAFIVYLGLETLGRLNQIMLPVLVMAAIAVVFLTMGENKDYSNLLPIMGNGVRPVAIGSLTVMGWFGEFVIMGMILPYVQRPKKLVKTSVWAAVITLIFLLGPITGPIALFGPVEAAKMTFPTFSEVRYIAAGEVINRFDTIAILFWTVGSMIRISVFFYGLSLGIGQALKLTSYQPLVIPLAWLIGVGALFFAKNYAEFNEFLFQSYVPLNIIMGAGIPVILFLITLVFHMNKKKQST
- a CDS encoding Ger(x)C family spore germination protein; translated protein: MKIKILPIWKQRLFVIPMFFIPLLLSGCWSAEEINNIAIMNAIGVDFNHAGEYEVTSVIVKPAVLFSQPLVGGTGGSQQNPFLIEKATGKSLLEAVGKLSKTISAKIYFGHVDVVVFGEEIARRKMEPTLDFFHRENQFRPNIQLLVSKGKAADVINTAPQFNITFGREILGLKENNRYVATKMVEDISQFMKRFSSDTSDPVTGVVTTADKLGITAKAENLDSQNKQQKKIQVISLDGTAVFKGSNLKGFLSETDTRGLLSILGKLKNEIFVINCGGNDKGNVSVVINKTNSQIIPHINGKNTNMTIKANVEANIREVTCSNLNVTSDQIDHLNRQLEDSIKNEGTKVLEKVQKQWQADIFGFGEAIYRTYPHEWDQMAPNWRKGGLKDLDVELKVTANISRFGLYKDPSKANESR
- a CDS encoding spore germination protein, whose amino-acid sequence is MTGSGSFNKRKLFRKDEFPIQLSSSLNKNIDELKMIFESCDDIVFHYIEFSKISGCLIYLAEMVNHSAMLEIEQGFSSYTEIMHSKKAIPAFIRNRFSFLRMTEINTVHEVEDHILTGNTVLIIDEMEEAFVFRSNTSLGREVSEPLTEQTVRGPKEGFVEDIHKNVMLIRKIIKTPSLKVDYLKLGEKTNTTVSVIYLKGIANQEIVQEVHQRLSRIKMDGILESQYIESMIKDSPRSPVPTVFSTERPDRVCGGLLDGKVAILVDGTPFVLTVPALFVEFLHSSEDYYDGALVATILRWIRFLGLFVTLILPAFYVALTTFHQDLLQSPLLIRIAAGRAALPYPVLIEAIFMIITFELVREAGLRMPRTFGGATVTILGLVIISQIAIEAGIIGPLLAVVVSVAALTSFILPNYAFHQIIRFSGMPLLILAGFFGFMGIIVGLMFGLTYLVSLRSFGVPYFSPVSPARKESWKDVFIRAPWWAMETPPVGLGLENVVHKGESHFAPSPQKKEDGE
- a CDS encoding zinc-binding dehydrogenase, producing the protein MKAVVHAEKTGIEGLTYREIEEIQPKVGEVRVKLKTAGLNHRDLFTLTRHQPTDPPLIIGSDGAGIIDSVGEGVANVQIGDEVMINPSLGWKEKSDAPPPGFEILGLPFHGTFAEQVVVPAENVVKKPAYLSWEEAGVVSLAALTAYRALFTRGKIKQGMKVLIPGIGSGVATLLLQFAKAVGASVYVTSRSKEKCAKALELGAEKAIDSNADWSKALAGEKMDLVIECVGAATFNKSLEQLRPGGTIVTFGASAGDEVQINLRSFFYGQLNLLGSTLGSGEEYKEMIQFIEKYQIKPALDHVYPLDQFGQAFERMNKAEQLGKIGFIIS
- a CDS encoding YkvA family protein; the encoded protein is MFKYLKRLKFILKFWKFIPFLKDFFFTNQVQLYKKVLGVSLILIYVFFPFDVIPDYLLLFGIVDDLVIVTFVLERIVKMAPDSLVEKYSLREIL
- the brnQ gene encoding branched-chain amino acid transport system II carrier protein — translated: MKKFDSFFIGLFLFSMFFGAGNLIFPPFLGAQSGTSFWWAIAGFVLTGVGLPLAVLLAISLVKGGVREIGNRVHPIFSTVFMVIVYLSIGPFLAIPRNTTVAFEMGVVPFINPSWNSTLVLFLYSALFFLLVYAISMNPAKLEKYMGRWITPILVTAIVGLCIVGFVKLDTPLQSPIGDYQTGAFFKGFLEGYNTMDALASLAFGIVILTSIKQKGVSDDKHLTKYTLKAALVAGVLLSIVYVSIGWMGVKMASNGTFENGTQLLASTSTLLLGKSGTALLGFIFTLACFNTVVGLTTACGQYFSNLIPKISYKTVVLIVTLVGFTLANLGLSQILKVSVPFLVTAYPLTIVLIILTFFNRFFTNTRVVYGSAMLFTGVFAVLGGLSATGMNLGVLQTVKEVLPFSSVGLEWIVPALVGIGIGMLLSNFSKSEPDPAVE
- a CDS encoding NADH-dependent flavin oxidoreductase, giving the protein MNQKYSPLLESFNFTNGLKLKNRIVMAPMTNFSSNEDGTVSDAEVKYYARRSKGVSMVITACTFVTPNGKGFPGEFAGDRDEMIPSLKSLATAIKEQGAKAILQMFHGGRECPSELVPNGDVVSASEVVSEQPNRKVPRALIEDEIQSIIKAFGETVRRAIEAGFDGVEIHGANGYLIQQFFSPHSNQREDNWGGSVEKRMSFPLAVIDEVKKVVGQHASSEFLVGYRFSPEEPETPGITMADTLKLVDALVGKNLDYLHVSLLDFWSVPRRGVEDTRSRIEIILERIGMRVPVIGVGSILSADDALKAFQTGVALIALGRELIIDPDWVQKVENGTEDQIEMKIDKGAQERLEIPNPLWQVIIHSPGWFPEVE